Part of the Schaalia odontolytica genome is shown below.
GCCCAGGCGGGCGACGAGGTCATCTCCGGCAAGCTGGACGACAACTTCCCGCTCGTCGTGTTCCAGACGGGATCGGGCACTCAGTCCAACATGAACGCCAACGAGGTCATCTCCAACCGCGCCATCGAGATCGCGGGGGGCCAGATGGGCACGAAGGCCCCGGTTCACCCCAACGATCACGTCAACCGCGGCCAGTCCTCGAACGATACCTTCCCCACGGCCATGCACATCGCGGTCGTCTCCGAGCTGCACGACATGTACCCGCGCGTGCGCCAGCTGCGCGAGACGCTGGATAAGAAGGCCAAGGAGTTCGACGACGTCATCATGGTGGGCCGCACTCACCTGCAGGACGCGACGCCCATTCGCCTGGGCCAGGTGATCTCCGGTTGGGTGGCGCAGATCGACTTCGCGCTGGAGGGCATTGAGTACGCGGATTCGCGTGCGCGCGAGCTCGCCATCGGCGGCACCGCGGTGGGCACCGGCCTGAACGCCCACCCGAAGTTCGGTGAGCTCACCGCCAAGAAGATCTCGGAGGAGACCGGCATCGACTTCAAGCAGGCGGATAACCTGTTCGCCGCGCTGGGCGCGCACGACGCCCTGGTGCTGGTCTCGGGCGCCCTGCGCGTGCTGGCCGACGCCCTGATGAAGATTGCGAACGACGTGCGCTGGTACGCGTCGGGTCCGCGCAACGGCATCGGCGAGCTGCTCATTCCCGAGAACGAGCCCGGTTCCTCGATCATGCCGGGCAAGGTGAATCCGACGCAGTGCGAGGCCATGACGATGGTCGCCACCCAGGTGTTCGGCAACGACGCGACGGTCGGCTTCGCCGGCTCGCAGGGCAACTTCCAGCTCAACGTGTTCAAGCCCGTCATGGCCTGGAACGTCCTGGAGTCCATCCGCCTGCTGGGCGACGCCTGCGTGTCCTTCGACACGCACTGCGCGTACGGGATCGAGCCGAACCGCGAGAAGATTCAGCACAACCTGGACATCAATCTGATGCAGGTCACGGCCCTGAACCGTCACATCGGCTACGACAAGGCCTCGAAGATCGCGAAGAACGCGCATCACAAGGGCCTGTCGCTGCGCGAGTCCGCCCTGGAGCTCGGCTTCCTGACGGAGCAGGAGTTCGACGCGTGGGTGGTTCCCGCCGACATGACGCACCCCAGCGCTGCCGACGAGTGATCCACAAGTCACGCTAGCGGCTGACGCTTCGGCCCCGGTCTCGTGTGAGGCCGGGGCCGCTTTCTGTGTTCGGGTGCCGGTGGGCGATTGGCGCGCTCACCCGCTGTCGTTGGCACCCGGAATCCCCTCTGTTGTCGCTTGCGGCTGCCCGTCGTGCCTCAGCGCTTAGCTACTGTGCCACTGCGGTTGCCCGCTGTTACGTCCGCCCTCTGCCCCTCTGCTGTTGCTGACCGCTTTCCTGCTGTGCCCATCGCCTGTACTCGCGGATAGGTTACGAAAACACGGATAGGTTACGAGCACGCGGATAGGTTATTAACCTATCCACAAGCGTCTAACCTATCCACATGCGAACAACCTATCCGTGAAGAGCCTACCCCGGCGACTCCGCGGTGGGCTACGCGACGAGGCTCGCGGTGCTACCTGGCCGAGGCCTCGGCCCCTTAGATCTGAGCGCGCGCCTTCTTACGTATGCGCACGATCGTCGAGGCGATGATGGTCAGCAGGAACATGTTGAAGAGGATCGCGCCCACGCTCGGGGACGCGAGCGTCGCGACGAGGCGTCCGGCGGGGGCCGTGGCCGCGGCGGATGCGCCGACGATGAGGCCGACGCGCAGGTCGACCATGCGGTGGCGTAGGTTGGTGACGGTGCCGGCGATGCCGGTGGGGATCATGACGAGGAGCGACGTGCCGCGCGCGATGAGGTCGCCCGCGCCGACGGCGAGCTCCATGCCGGGCACGATGACGGATCCGCCGCCCACGCCGACCAGGCCGGAGAGAATGCCGGCGCACAGGCCGACCAGGATCATGAGGGCGCACGAGGCCGGGGTCAGCGAGACGGCTCCCTCGCGTGTGGGGACCTGCAGGTATTGGGAGACAATGACGAAGACCGTGAAGCCGATGAGTATCCAGGGCAGGGCGGGTGCGGGGAGGCGGCGCAGGAGCCACACGCCGATCTGGGAGCCCGCGAGCGCGCCGGCGACGAGGAGGGCGGCGCCCGCCCAGGAGACCTCGCCGTGCAGGGCGTAGGTGCCTGAGCCGACGGCTGCAGTGACGATGATGGCGGCCAGGGACGTGGCCGAGGCGCGGCGCTGATCCATGCCCAGGACGGCCATGAGGGCGGGCACGATGACGAGGCCGCCCCCCACACCGAAGAGTCCGGAGAGGAAGCCCGCGCCCACGCCCGTTGCAATGACGAGGAGGATGCCGCGCAGGGTGAGGGGCTGGGAATCGGTGTTGGCCACGCTTCTACCGTAGTACTGTGCCGTTTTCTCTTCGGGGACGGGGCTTCACCCCGCGCAGCATTCGTACGCACTCCGTGTTCACGAAGTTCGTGGGGAACTTGCTGTCATAGCTGTGGGCCCCTTTAGGATGAGGACATGACAGATACGCGTGACCCGCAAGGGATTGTTAACTTCTTCGTCCGGTACCTGGTGCTCCACGTGATCTTCCTGGTCGGGCTCCCGGTCTCCTATGCCGCGGACCTGGCACTGATCTACTTCTTTGGCTTCATGGGCTTCTTCACCTTCTTCCAGGTGTTGATAGCCATCACCCGAAAGTTCCTCGACAAGGCCGGATCGTGGAAGCCTGTCGCGATCGCGGGGGCCGTATTCTCCGACGTGGCGGTCGTGTGGTTCTTGGGAGTTCTGCTGGGCGGTTTTCTCGGCGGCCCCAGCTGGGAGCTCGTGACCGCGTGGCTGCCCTACCACTTCGTCGCTGCTTTCTTCGCGTGGGGGCTCCGCGAGATCTTCTTCTGGCTGACCCCGCGAGACGCTGCCACACCCAGCACCCCTGTCAGTCCCGCTGAGCCGGCCGCTTCCGAGAACCCGGACGAATCCAACGATGCAGACGCCCCAACGAGTGCACCCGCGACCACCGACACCGGCACCGACGCCGACACCGACAAGCAGTAGTCCGTTGTCTCGGGAGCGGCTTTTACCTTTCCCCTGCCGCTAGACAACAGGCGAAAACTGGCCCCGGCAGAATACCGGGATCAGGCCCTACAGGAAGCCGCATAACGGCCACCATTAGACGCGTCCAAGTTTCAGGGCGCAGTTCACATTGAGGCCGGAGCTGCCACCGCTAGCGGCACGGTTCTCGTGAACGCGGCGCACCCCCTGTTGTTCTCGCGCGCGAGGAGTTAGGC
Proteins encoded:
- a CDS encoding sulfite exporter TauE/SafE family protein, yielding MANTDSQPLTLRGILLVIATGVGAGFLSGLFGVGGGLVIVPALMAVLGMDQRRASATSLAAIIVTAAVGSGTYALHGEVSWAGAALLVAGALAGSQIGVWLLRRLPAPALPWILIGFTVFVIVSQYLQVPTREGAVSLTPASCALMILVGLCAGILSGLVGVGGGSVIVPGMELAVGAGDLIARGTSLLVMIPTGIAGTVTNLRHRMVDLRVGLIVGASAAATAPAGRLVATLASPSVGAILFNMFLLTIIASTIVRIRKKARAQI
- the fumC gene encoding class II fumarate hydratase, which encodes MAQVTRTETDSMGAVEVPANRYWGAQTERSLHNFDIGRNTFVWGRPMVRALGILKKCAALANAELGELPADIAGYIAQAGDEVISGKLDDNFPLVVFQTGSGTQSNMNANEVISNRAIEIAGGQMGTKAPVHPNDHVNRGQSSNDTFPTAMHIAVVSELHDMYPRVRQLRETLDKKAKEFDDVIMVGRTHLQDATPIRLGQVISGWVAQIDFALEGIEYADSRARELAIGGTAVGTGLNAHPKFGELTAKKISEETGIDFKQADNLFAALGAHDALVLVSGALRVLADALMKIANDVRWYASGPRNGIGELLIPENEPGSSIMPGKVNPTQCEAMTMVATQVFGNDATVGFAGSQGNFQLNVFKPVMAWNVLESIRLLGDACVSFDTHCAYGIEPNREKIQHNLDINLMQVTALNRHIGYDKASKIAKNAHHKGLSLRESALELGFLTEQEFDAWVVPADMTHPSAADE
- a CDS encoding protein CrcB-like protein, whose amino-acid sequence is MTDTRDPQGIVNFFVRYLVLHVIFLVGLPVSYAADLALIYFFGFMGFFTFFQVLIAITRKFLDKAGSWKPVAIAGAVFSDVAVVWFLGVLLGGFLGGPSWELVTAWLPYHFVAAFFAWGLREIFFWLTPRDAATPSTPVSPAEPAASENPDESNDADAPTSAPATTDTGTDADTDKQ